In Zea mays cultivar B73 chromosome 7, Zm-B73-REFERENCE-NAM-5.0, whole genome shotgun sequence, the following proteins share a genomic window:
- the LOC100170238 gene encoding tryptophan synthase alpha encodes MAFALKAAAAGSASFSAAGPRRRAAATGRVSFRSAAPVVAVRAAAAAAAAVAEDKRSISGTFAELRQQGKTALIPFITAGDPDLATTAKALRILDACGSDVIELGVPYSDPLADGPVIQASATRALAKGTTFEDVISMVKGVIPDLSCPVALFTYYNPILKRGVPNFMSIVKEAGVHGLVVPDVPLEETDVLRSEAAKNNLELVLLTTPTTPNERMEKIAQASEGFIYLVSTVGVTGTRANVSGKVQSLLQDIKKVTEKPVAVGFGVSTPEHVRQIAGWGADGVIIGSAVMKTLEEAASPEEGLKKLEEFAKNLKAALP; translated from the exons ATGGCCTTCGCGCTCAAGGCCGCCGCCGCGGGGTCGGCGTCGTTCTCCGCCGCGGGGCCGAGGCGGCGCGCCGCGGCGACTGGTAGGGTCTCGTTCCGGAGCGCCGCGCCCGTGGTCGCCGTCagggccgcggcggcggcggccgccgctGTGGCGGAGGACAAGCGCAGCATCTCCGGCACCTTCGCCGAGCTCAGGCAGCAGGGGAAG ACTGCCTTGATTCCCTTCATCACTGCTGGAGACCCTGACTTGGCCACCACAGCAAAAGCACTCAGGATCCTTGATGCGTGTGGTTCAGACGTGATCGAACTGGGTGTGCCTTACTCCGATCCATTGGCTGACGGCCCTGTTATTCAG GCCTCCGCGACGCGCGCTCTGGCAAAGGGCACCACATTTGAGGATGTCATCTCCATGGTAAAGGGGGTGATACCTGATCTGTCCTGCCCTGTAGCGCTTTTCACATATTACAACCCGATCCTGAAGCGTGGTGTCCCCAACTTCATGAGTATTGTTAAAGAAGCTGGGGTACACG GTCTTGTGGTACCAGATGTTCCTTTGGAAGAGACAGATGTCTTGAGGAGTGAGGCTGCCAAAAACAACCTAGAGCTG GTGCTATTGACAACACCGACTACACCAAATGAAAGAATGGAGAAAATTGCACAGGCTTCAGAAGGATTTATTTATCTT GTAAGCACTGTTGGAGTTACTGGTACACGTGCAAATGTAAGCGGCAAGGTGCAATCTCTTCTTCAGGATATCAAGAAG GTGACAGAAAAACCCGTGGCTGTTGGCTTTGGTGTGTCGACTCCAGAGCATGTCCGGCAG ATTGCAGGATGGGGCGCAGATGGTGTGATTATCGGTAGCGCAGTGATGAAGACGTTGGAGGAAGCTGCTTCTCCAGAAGAAGGATTGAAGAAGCTAGAAGAGTTCGCCAAGAACCTGAAGGCCGCATTGCCGTGA